A segment of the Sporocytophaga myxococcoides genome:
CCAGAATTTTTACTTTCACAGATGTTTCCGATAAAGTCTGATGCAGAATCAGGTTCATCATGTTTTTAAATTTATTTTCATTAATAGCATTAAAATACTGGCCCATACATTCAAATGCTTTATCCCAGCTTACGTCGTTTCCTATGCCTATAATGAATGGTTTAAGAAAGATTTTTCGTTTTTGAAGTTCTCTGGAAAGGTCGCAAGGATCACCTCCGCATGACTCAATGCCATCGGTGAGTAGTATGATGACGTTTCTTGAATTTTTATCTATGGGAAAATCAGAAGCTGCTTCTTTAAGACTATGAGCAATAAGGGTGGTACCTTTAGGCTCAATGTTTTTAATTCTCATCTTTATAGCATCATGGTTTCCGGGACGGAATGGAACTTCGAGTTTAGTATCCTTGCAGTTGTTATATCTTTTATCCCATTCATGACCGTATACTCTAAGACCAATTTCCAGATATGGAATGTTTTTTAGAGAATCTACCAGTTCACAAAGTGTCCTTTTAGCTACTGTCATTCTGGTACTGCGTTCCCATTTATCAGACATACTGCCAGATGCATCCAGTATAAATAATATACGGGTTGTAGGAGGAGTTTTTTCTACTTTAGTCTGACAAAAAGTTTGCTGAACGTAAAGTAGAAATACTACTAATAGATAGACGTAATTTTTATACTTCACCTTTTATCTAAATAAAATAAAAAAGGAGTAGTTTTCTACTCCTTATTGTAAAAACCCTATAAAAGGCTCATTGTTTATTTTAATATCTGTTCAGTGTGGTTTTCTGTAGTTACTTTTGATATAATTTCTTCAATTACACCATTTTCGTCAATGACAAAAGTAGTTCTGACTGTGCCCATGTAGGTTTTACCAAAATTGGTTTTTTCCTGCCATACGCCATATAGTTCATTGATCGTTTTATCCGGATCGGCAATCAAGGTAAAAGGCAAATTGTATTTCTTAATAAACTTCTGATGTGATTTTTCATCATCACTACTTACGCCTAGCACGACATAATTGGCTTTAATCAGGGCATTGTAATTATCTCTCAGATTGCAAGCCTGAGCTGTGCAGCCAGGAGTATCATCTTTAGGGTAAAAATAAAGAACAACTTTTTTCCCTTTAAAGTCAGATAGCTTTACTACTTTTCCGTCCTGATCTTTGCCTTCGAATAGGGGGGCTTTATCTCCAGTATTTAATGTCATAGAAATTATAAGTTTTTGAAACATCAATATCATAAAACTAATACCCTAAATCAAGGAATATTGGTCGAAAATGTACTGATGTTTCCTGCCTGATCTTTTACTTCAAGTTTAAATGCACCTTTGAGTGGTACTGTTTTATCATAACGCTCAGACCACAACAGATTTCTCTTGTGATCATAGTTCATTAATATCCATTCTCCATTTAATGTGGCTTTAAAAGAATCTATTCCTGATTTGGAATCAGCAATAGTAAATTTTATACAATTGCCAGATACTCCCAAGCTTTTTATAATGGGCTTGACTGAATCTTCCACAATTACAAACTTTCCAAAGCTTTTGGTTTTAAAGGAAATGGTGTTTTCATTCCAACATCCTTTTTCATGCTGTTGACCGCGCATTTTGTTTTTTATGTTCACATAGGAACATCTTCTGTCTATTGCTTCTGGATGGGCAGCTTCATATGCAACATCTATTCCGGTGAAAAGAGGTGTTGAATAATGTCCAAGTATAAATGATTCTTTCCCTTCTAAAGTGGTATCTATATTGGTTTGCAGATAAAGCGTATCAAAAATGGCATCAGCAGGAATTTTTACAGTCATATTACCACTCCTGATTGTTTTTTCCTGTCCCGGTGGAATGCTCGCGACAAAATTAAAATGGAGAGTTTTGTTGTCCAAAGCTACTGAATCTGGCAGACCTTTTCTCAAATCATAAAGGTAGATCGCCTGTCCATTCTTAAAGTAGTCTGGAGTTAGTGTGGATAATCCATTTGAAGAATAGAGTTTTGCAGAGCAGTTGTTCGCTGCCTTACCTCTTATCTTTAATACATTTTCAGAAACTTCAAAATCACAGGTAGCTTTAGAATTTGGTATAATTGTTCCTTTGACAGGTTCAGTTGATTGAATGTTGAAGATAAGTTTTGAAATGTTATCATAACTATCTTCAATCTCAATTTCTATTTTATGATTCTGGCCATCTATAAGATTGAGAAGGCCTTTGCCCAGACTCCTGTTATAGGTACTTAATTTATCCCCATCACTGATATAACATTTCTGAAACTTAACTCCCCTTTCAAGAAGTGCTTCATAGTCCATGTGGACATTGATATATCTGTTTTCATGAAAACCGAAGGTGGACAGATCGTGGTCAAATATTATTTTTCCATCAGCGTATACTCTTATGTATTTAACTCCATATGAGTTGGCTGTTCCATTCATTTTGTCATTTACTTTAATCTGAAGACCGACATTGCCCCAAGCGGTTATTTTGGAAGGTATAGTATAATTGGTCCCTAACTTTGTTGCTTTAAATTCAAACCTGCCAAACTCCTGGTTTACTCTTGATTTTTCATCAGTGGCAATGAGGGCTATTTTATCAAAAGTAGGCGCAATGTTATCTTTCAGTTCTGAAAATTTAAAATCTAAAGGGTTTAGAAGGTTTTCTTTTGCATCTCTGATTTCATAGTGAAGATGTGGTCCCCCTGAACTACCTGAGTTTCCTGATAAAGCAATGATGTCACCCTTTTTAACAGGAAGCTTACCTTCTGTGAGCGTAAAATCTACTTCAAATTGCTGGTTTTCATATTGGAACTGTCGGACAAAATCTCCGATTTCCTTATTGAACTTATCTAGATGTGCATATACTGTTACCAAGCCATTTGGATGGGTGATGTATACTGTATTGCCATATCCGAAAGAAGAGACTTTTAACCTTGAGACATAACCATCTGCAGATGCATAAACAGGAAGACCTATTCTCATTTCTGTTTTTATATCAAGTCCACCATGAAAGTGATTTGGACGTAGTTCTCCCATATTTCCGGCGAGAAAATTTTGTTGGCCGGGTTTTATCGGAAACAGAAAGTAGCCAACTGGAATTTGTGTTTGAGAAAAAGAGGTAAGAGGTAAAATAACTAATAAGTATTTTATCAGCTTATTTAACTTCGAAATCAATAAATTTTTCATTTTCAATAAAGCCTTCTAATCTGTCGCCAATCTTAACAGGTCCAACTCCAGCAGGAGTGCCGGTAAAGATAATGTCTCCCTGTTTTAGTGTTATGAATTTAGATATATAACTGATGATTGCATCAAAATTATGTATCATTTGTCCGGAATTTCCGGATTGTTTTAGCTCGCCGTTTTGTATCAGTGAAAAGCTGAGATTATTCAGATCTTTAAAATTTGTTTTCTGAACAAATTCAGAGATAGGAGCACTTCCGTTAAAGCCTTTGGCTAGAGTCCAAGGTAAGCCTGCAGCTTTCGCTTTATCCTGAATATCCCTGGCTGTAAAGTCAATTCCCAGACCAATTTCCTGAAAATACTTATGAGCAAACTTCTCTTCAATATTCTTTCCTTCTTTTGAAATCTTAATTATTAACTCAACTTCAAAATGGATGTTATTGCTGAAGTCAGGATAATAGAATGATGAATTATTCCGGAGTAATGCAGTATCGGGTTTTAAAAATATTACAGGCGCTTCGGGCTGTTCATTTTTTAATTCCTTAATGTGATCTGCATAGTTTCTCCCTATTGCAAGAATCTTCATATAAAGTTTTGGCGCAAAAATAGCATAAAATCTCAATGTGAGTGTGTGGAAAACAATACTTTTCCCTTATTGGTTTCTAATATAGGACCAAAATGGATGAGATTGATGGAGATGTTGAACAAAGTGAAATTGATACTATTGTCATTTGCCATAGTTATTGGCTGCAGCAAGGTTCCGGTGACAGGAAGGAAACAATTGGATATTGTTCCTAATTCGCAGGTATTGGCCCTTGCAAAGACTGAGTATAATGAGTTTTTAAGAACCAATAAGGTCGTAAATAATACATCACAGGCTGAGGAGGTAGAAAAGGTAGGACGAAATATTGCCAATGCTGTAGAGGCTTATATGAAGAAAGAAAAGCAGACAAAATTGCTTGAAGGGTATAATTGGCAGTTTAATTTGGTGGAAGATTCACAAATCAATGCTTGGTGTATGCCTGGAGGAAAGGTTGTCGTATTTACTGGTATTTTGCCTATTACTAAGAATGATGCCGGACTTGCAACAGTTATGGGACATGAAATTGCCCACGCCGTTGCAAGGCATGGGAATGAAAGGATGAGCCAGGGGTTAACTGCTCAGCTTGGAGGTCTGGCGCTTGACGTTGCTTTGAGTAGTAAACCGAATGAGACAAGGAATCTGTTTATGGCAGCATATGGCGTAGGAACAAATGTTGGAATTTTACTTCCCTATAGCCGATTACAGGAGTCAGAAGCTGACCGCATAGGTTTAATATTTATGTCAATGGCTGGTTATGATCCTCGAGAAGCGATAAACTTTTGGGAGAGGATGGAAAAAGCAAGCCAGGGAGGGGAACCTCCGGAGTTTCTTTCAACTCACCCAAGTCATAAGACCAGGATTGAGGAATTGAAAAAACAACTTCCAGAAGCTCTGAGATACTATAATCAAGCAGTTAGTAGAAGATAAACTATCTTAAAGCAAAAAGCTTCCCATTGGGAAGCTTTTTGCTTTAAGTTTTATTAAATGAGTTATTGTTTTGGGCTACAGGCTCTGCAAAAGTATACTTTTAGTTCTTCTTCTTTAAAAAGCATAAAATTAATTTTATCAATTCCGAAAAGACTACAGAATCTAAGAGGATTCATATCTTTCGCTTTTAGAAAATAAGATTCAAATTCCTTTTTTTCAAAGAGTTCGGGCCTTGTAATTGCTATAGAGAGAAAGTTAAATAGCATATCCTCTGAATATTCCCCTTTTTGCATAATAGGAAATAAAATTTCAAGCGCCCATGCTTGACGACCACTTTCGGCGAAAAACTTTGCAACGGCAAGCAAATCATCAGAATTTAACTCAGTTGTTTTATAGTATTTTTTTACCAGATTTATGGCATCGTCTCTGTATTTAAATTTTTTATTGGTAAGAAAATATGGAGAAATCAGAATCTGAAAGTTGAGATATAATTTATTGATCAGCTTTTTGTCAATCTTAGTGTTATAAAGTGCTTTTATATTTTTCATAAAGCCTTCCGGCGACTGAAGATAAGCAGAATCTGCAGCCCAGGCTTTTAATGTGAGATCACAGATATTATATTTAATGTATACATTGGTTGGGTCTAATGCTGATGCCTGATTGAGCTCTCCTATATAATCAAATTTTTGACCAAGTTCCTTTCTGAATAGTATCTGATTGTTTATCAGCTGGGCAAATTCTTTTGTTTTCGGAGGGTTCAACGAAGTTAACAAGTCTGCAGAAAGTTCTCCATTGCTAATAGCATCAAATATAACTGTTTGAAGAGTTGTGGCTACCGGAATATCTTTTTTGGCCAATGCATTTTTGTAATGAATAGCAAGAGAGTCTTTATTTCTTGTCAGGTCTATCCTTTCAACAATCTTAAGAAACAGGATAGCTTTACGTTCTCTGGCAAGAAGAAATTCCATTGCTCTGGAAAGACTGTCTTTCTGGAGCTCTTCTTTTATTTTTTCTTTACTTAATTTAGTAAGGTAATTAAAAGGAGTATTTTTTACGTCACGGTAAAACTGGTCCCAGTTTTCCTGGGCTTTAATTACACGCTTTATGGTATCATTAAGCTGAAAAGACTGCAATACCTGGATGATGCTTTCGGCCCTGCTTTTCTGCAATTCCTGATTTCTTTCAGTACTACCTTCAATAGATGAGTAGGCAAGAACAACAACCTCAGTTATATTATATTTATTTAAATTGAGAGAGTCATAAAATGGTCTGATATCTTGTTCAGAATAAACAGACTTGTCTTTCTCAAATGGTATGGTAAATTTTAAATTCTTTTTTTTGGAGATTTCTGATTTCAAGAGAGTGTCAACAAAAAACTCTGTAGAAATAATCGATCTGCTGGAAGAAAGTCTGGGATAGTCTACATAATAGGTGCAGAGGTGATTGTCTTTAATGACCATCAGATTACACACATATTCATCGTTTTTCAATTCTGTCGGAATTTCACCAAGATATGCATATAGAGCATTGGAGGAAGCTTTCGTGTTAGATTTTAAAAGGTCTTTTAATGCAACCGGAACAAGCATAATTCCATCGAAAGCAAACGATCTGTGTACTATATTTCCGCTAGAACATGGAAATTGACTTCTAAGAACTATATCTACAGAAAAAGAAAATATTCCTTCGGTTTCAGGAAATGTTTTATTGAAAAGTCCGAGATCTCCAAAGGAATAATAAACCTTCCCATTTTCTACAATGATTTTATTTTCTACATAATCCGGAATTTTATTAAAATCTCCGGCACATTTTCCGCATATAACTTCATTAGAAGGTGCAATGCCAAAAGCATTTTCAATATTTATTTTTTTTGATGGATAAAAAGTCTTTTTGTCCTTGTTCTTTATAGATGAGGGGAAATTGTAAGCCATAGGTCCAAATACCTGAGCTATATAAATACATTTTTTTTCAGGAATTATTCCTATCCCTATTCCTGTAGCAGAAAATTCCCGGTTTACAAGGTTTATTGAGTTGCTGGAAGTATTCAGACTTGATCTTACAAAAGCAAGTGCTGCGCTTTCATAAGTATTTATTTTAATTGGCTCTTTTTCTTTATAAATAGTAAAAGGTCTGTCCGTATAAATGACATCAACATTTTCAGCTACCTTTTCATGAGTACCTTTAAAGCTTTCCACCCTTTGTTCCACTGTGGCCATATTGGGATTATCCTGATTATGGACAAGGTTGTCTACTTTTTTAATGTATTTTGCCTGGTTATTGGCAGCCGCTGTCAGTATGGAGTCTTTGACAAA
Coding sequences within it:
- a CDS encoding CAP domain-containing protein, which produces MRLITFSFLILLLSFRGLFAQTPIDFNNFDEKLLTQKIYLKLNEVRDSLGLSPFVKDSILTAAANNQAKYIKKVDNLVHNQDNPNMATVEQRVESFKGTHEKVAENVDVIYTDRPFTIYKEKEPIKINTYESAALAFVRSSLNTSSNSINLVNREFSATGIGIGIIPEKKCIYIAQVFGPMAYNFPSSIKNKDKKTFYPSKKINIENAFGIAPSNEVICGKCAGDFNKIPDYVENKIIVENGKVYYSFGDLGLFNKTFPETEGIFSFSVDIVLRSQFPCSSGNIVHRSFAFDGIMLVPVALKDLLKSNTKASSNALYAYLGEIPTELKNDEYVCNLMVIKDNHLCTYYVDYPRLSSSRSIISTEFFVDTLLKSEISKKKNLKFTIPFEKDKSVYSEQDIRPFYDSLNLNKYNITEVVVLAYSSIEGSTERNQELQKSRAESIIQVLQSFQLNDTIKRVIKAQENWDQFYRDVKNTPFNYLTKLSKEKIKEELQKDSLSRAMEFLLARERKAILFLKIVERIDLTRNKDSLAIHYKNALAKKDIPVATTLQTVIFDAISNGELSADLLTSLNPPKTKEFAQLINNQILFRKELGQKFDYIGELNQASALDPTNVYIKYNICDLTLKAWAADSAYLQSPEGFMKNIKALYNTKIDKKLINKLYLNFQILISPYFLTNKKFKYRDDAINLVKKYYKTTELNSDDLLAVAKFFAESGRQAWALEILFPIMQKGEYSEDMLFNFLSIAITRPELFEKKEFESYFLKAKDMNPLRFCSLFGIDKINFMLFKEEELKVYFCRACSPKQ
- a CDS encoding M23 family metallopeptidase, with the protein product MKNLLISKLNKLIKYLLVILPLTSFSQTQIPVGYFLFPIKPGQQNFLAGNMGELRPNHFHGGLDIKTEMRIGLPVYASADGYVSRLKVSSFGYGNTVYITHPNGLVTVYAHLDKFNKEIGDFVRQFQYENQQFEVDFTLTEGKLPVKKGDIIALSGNSGSSGGPHLHYEIRDAKENLLNPLDFKFSELKDNIAPTFDKIALIATDEKSRVNQEFGRFEFKATKLGTNYTIPSKITAWGNVGLQIKVNDKMNGTANSYGVKYIRVYADGKIIFDHDLSTFGFHENRYINVHMDYEALLERGVKFQKCYISDGDKLSTYNRSLGKGLLNLIDGQNHKIEIEIEDSYDNISKLIFNIQSTEPVKGTIIPNSKATCDFEVSENVLKIRGKAANNCSAKLYSSNGLSTLTPDYFKNGQAIYLYDLRKGLPDSVALDNKTLHFNFVASIPPGQEKTIRSGNMTVKIPADAIFDTLYLQTNIDTTLEGKESFILGHYSTPLFTGIDVAYEAAHPEAIDRRCSYVNIKNKMRGQQHEKGCWNENTISFKTKSFGKFVIVEDSVKPIIKSLGVSGNCIKFTIADSKSGIDSFKATLNGEWILMNYDHKRNLLWSERYDKTVPLKGAFKLEVKDQAGNISTFSTNIP
- a CDS encoding M48 family metallopeptidase, whose product is MENNTFPLLVSNIGPKWMRLMEMLNKVKLILLSFAIVIGCSKVPVTGRKQLDIVPNSQVLALAKTEYNEFLRTNKVVNNTSQAEEVEKVGRNIANAVEAYMKKEKQTKLLEGYNWQFNLVEDSQINAWCMPGGKVVVFTGILPITKNDAGLATVMGHEIAHAVARHGNERMSQGLTAQLGGLALDVALSSKPNETRNLFMAAYGVGTNVGILLPYSRLQESEADRIGLIFMSMAGYDPREAINFWERMEKASQGGEPPEFLSTHPSHKTRIEELKKQLPEALRYYNQAVSRR
- the bcp gene encoding thioredoxin-dependent thiol peroxidase is translated as MTLNTGDKAPLFEGKDQDGKVVKLSDFKGKKVVLYFYPKDDTPGCTAQACNLRDNYNALIKANYVVLGVSSDDEKSHQKFIKKYNLPFTLIADPDKTINELYGVWQEKTNFGKTYMGTVRTTFVIDENGVIEEIISKVTTENHTEQILK
- a CDS encoding fumarylacetoacetate hydrolase family protein, with the protein product MKILAIGRNYADHIKELKNEQPEAPVIFLKPDTALLRNNSSFYYPDFSNNIHFEVELIIKISKEGKNIEEKFAHKYFQEIGLGIDFTARDIQDKAKAAGLPWTLAKGFNGSAPISEFVQKTNFKDLNNLSFSLIQNGELKQSGNSGQMIHNFDAIISYISKFITLKQGDIIFTGTPAGVGPVKIGDRLEGFIENEKFIDFEVK